The following are encoded in a window of Mustela nigripes isolate SB6536 chromosome 1, MUSNIG.SB6536, whole genome shotgun sequence genomic DNA:
- the FGFBP1 gene encoding fibroblast growth factor-binding protein 1 — translation MRIHSLTLLSFLLLVAQVSLVKGKKEVKNRHVSKGTKLPTLGETQIEPPKRLTKGKFVTQDHANCRWVVTEQEEGITLKVECTREDTKFSCVFTGNPTSCLESNKKNVYWKQIGRNLRSQKVICGNSKTILKTRVCRKKFPESNLKLVDSTLIQNKKPTQGLMEPSPKEQSKVSKAFIREPSKVKELSPKEQKKVKENISLSSVETQTIATKDPKCVEDPDLINQTKTALDYCGESWSSICQFFITMVQGSSC, via the coding sequence ATGAGGATCCATAGCCTCaccctgctctccttcctccttctggtTGCTCAGGTGTCACTGGTGAAGGGCAAAAAGGAAGTAAAGAATAGACATGTCAGCAAAGGCACCAAATTGCCTACTCTGGGAGAGAcccagattgagccacccaaacgcctgACCAAAGGCAAGTTTGTCACTCAAGACCATGCCAACTGCAGATGGGTGGTGACTGAGCAAGAAGAGGGCATCACCCTGAAGGTTGAGTGCACCCGAGAGGACACTAAATTTTCCTGTGTCTTTACTGGCAATCCAACTTCCTGCCTAGAGTCAAACAAAAAGAATGTCTATTGGAAACAAATAGGTCGGAACCTGCGCTCTCAGAAGGTAATCTGTGGGAATTCCAAAACCATCCTCAAAACCAGGGTGTGCAGAAAGAAGTTTCCAGAATCCAATCTCAAGCTGGTGGACTCCACTCTGATTCAGAATAAGAAACCCACCCAGGGGTTAATGGAGCCCTCTCCCAAGGAGCAGAGCAAAGTCAGTAAGGCCTTCATCAGGGAACCTAGCAAGGTCAAAGAGTTATCCCCAAAGGAGCAGAAAAAGGTCAAAGAGAATATCTCCTTGAGCTCAGTGGAGACTCAGACCATAGCTACCAAGGATCCAAAGTGTGTGGAGGACCCAGACTTGATAAACCAAACAAAGACGGCCCTGGACTACTGTGGGGAATCCTGGAGCTCTATCTGCCAATTCTTCATCACTATGGTCCAGGGAAGTTCATGCTAA